A section of the Cottoperca gobio chromosome 17, fCotGob3.1, whole genome shotgun sequence genome encodes:
- the LOC115022118 gene encoding zinc finger and BTB domain-containing protein 17-like, producing MSPAAAFHAQLASIMEVLANTAVAEICELVDGGYSVLQLEISRSRKENEVLRRKLRLTELRAARASALRAAVTAAADGTALLLGRSRAQLPAHHHAGTGPSRSATPGGEAARPRVSNLETPRSGDPDPSADSAQDLTQGTPAAGESTSLTIKVEEDDESWCQSEQHNLCGVDGQTTETEAAPPLTKQEVADEGGGSSQSWVSGEVGSTSMSVQNTPTAGQRSESSSYDRLMYEPELQLGSVTTQNPLSTDPSCSYVLNTSVSVSAASDSASSSFPFSISEASVAAEEQQQQPAGFHNNQQRAPLPADEPQLPVSKGLTERLDSIFRRRWRPQGGSGHSREDGEGKTYVCHFCGKSLACLKNLKTHMRVHTGEKPFVCPLCGKRFSDSSNLKRHQSVHTGEKRYGCVHCGKRFAQSGSLKVHMTVHTDCKQFRCSYCGKTFISGSHLRRHVTVHAGEKRFAPTFQ from the exons atgtctcCGGCCGCTGCCTTCCACGCGCAGCTCGCCTCCATCATGGAGGTGCTGGCCAACACGGCGGTGGCGGAGATCTGCGAGCTCGTGGACGGCGGGTACTCGGTGCTGCAGCTGGAGATCTCGCGGAGCCGCAAAGAGAACGAGGTTCTGCGGAGGAAACTGCGCCTCACGGAGCTCCGAGCCGCCCGGGCGAGCGCGCTGCGCGCCGCGGTCACCGCTGCCGCCGACGGCACCGCGCTGCTGCTCGGCCGCAGTCGAGCTCAGCTGCCCGCTCATCATCACGCGGGCACCGGGCCGAGCAGGAGCGCGACACCCGGAG GTGAGGCGGCGCGGCCCAGAGTGTCCAACCTGGAGACTCCGCGGAGTGGAGACCCCGATCCGTCCGCAGACTCCGCACAAGACCTCACGCAGGGGACG CCGGCTGCAGGCGAGTCGACCAGCCTGACGATCAAAGTGGAGGAAGACGATGAGTCCTGGTGCCAGTCTGAGCAGCACA ATTTGTGTGGCGTTGACGGACAGACAACTGAGACAGAAGCTGCCCCCCCGCTGACCAAACAGGAAGTAGCTGACGAAGGCGGCGGTTCGTCTCAGTCGTGGGTCAGCGGGGAAGTCGGCTCCAcctccatgtctgtccaaaatacCCCGACCGCAGGTCAGAGGTCGGAGAGCAGCAGCTATGACCGCCTGATGTACGAGCCAGAACTCCAACTTGGCTCAGTCACTACCCAGAATCCTTTGAGTACGGATCCCAGCTGCTCGTACGTGTTGAACACCAGCGTGAGTGTTTCAGCCGCGTCCGATTCGGCCAGCAGCAGCTTCCCTTTCAGCATCAGTGAGGCGAGTGTGgctgcagaggagcagcagcagcagcctgcaggtTTCCACAACAACCAGCAGAGGGCGCCGCTGCCTGCGGACGAGCCGCAGCTTCCTGTGAGCAAAGGCTTGACAGAGAGACTCGACTCCATCTTCAGAAGGAGGTGGAGGCCTCAGGGCGGCAGCGGTCACAGCAGGGAGGACGGCGAGGGGAAGACGTACGTGTGTCACTTCTGCGGTAAAAGTCTGGCCTGCCTGAAGAACCTGAAGACCCACATGAGggtccacacaggtgagaagccgttcGTCTGCCCGCTCTGTGGAAAACGCTTCTCCGACTCCAGCAACCTGAAGCGGCACCAGAGCGTCCACACCGGAGAGAAACGCTACGGCTGCGTGCACTGCGGGAAACGTTTCGCCCAGTCAGGGTCCCTGAAGGTCCACATGACCGTGCACACGGACTGCAAACAGTTCAGGTGTTCGTACTGCGGCAAAACCTTCATCTCCGGGAGCCACCTGCGCCGCCACGTCACCGTGCACGCTGGGGAGAAACGATTCGCTCCCACGTTTCAGTGA
- the LOC115022279 gene encoding immunoglobulin lambda-1 light chain-like, with protein sequence MLFLPAAALCCLCSALVAMAADLIQDDLTLTRRVGGEVSFSCRDTELCDDPYVDWLQKSDTETFTVILSIHKSTGKVNSGYNHPWKDDFSAVKKQNVFELKIQKVKLTHSATYYCCCRKYGYWIFGSGTKLYVTDEQVVKPVVSVYPAASRAHLEGKSSLLCLASAMFPPLVQFSWRRRKEDGPLEELPPAEGEQLELRESGRTAGILLIHQQENSAYKYRCYVRHEGGTVEAQAEQGDEGLVTVFS encoded by the exons ATGCTTTTCCTcccagctgctgctctgtgctgtctgtgttcag CGCTGGTTGCCATGGCAGCAGATCTGATTCAGGATGATTTAACATTGACCAGGAGAGTTGGTGGAGAAGTTTCATTCAGCTGTCGAGACACTGAGCTGTGTGATGATCCTTATGTAGACTGGCTCCAGAAGAGTGACACAGAAACATTCACAGTGATTCTGAGTATTCATAAGTCTACTGGTAAAGTTAACTCAGGTTACAATCATCCTTGGAAAGATGATTTCTCAGCTGTGAAGAAACAGAACGTCTTTGAGTTGAAGATCCAGAAAGTTAAACTCACTCATTCAGCCacctactactgctgctgtaggAAGTATG GATACTGGATCTTTGGCTCTGGAACTAAACTGTATGTAACAG ATGAGCAGGTAGTGAAGCCCGTGGTGAGCGTGTACCCAGCAGCATCCAGAGCCCACCTGGAGGGGAAGAGCTCCCTGCTGTGTCTGGCCTCAGCCATGTTCCCTCCTCTGGTCCAGTTCTCCTGGAGAAGACGAAAGGAGGACGGTCCTCTGGAGGAACTGCCCCCTGCTGAGGGAGAGCAGCTGGAGCTCAGAGAGTCGGGACGCACCGCCGGCATCCTGCTGATCCACCAGCAAGAGAACAGCGCATATAAATACCGCTGCTACGTCCGGCACGAGGGGGGCACAGTGGAGGCCCAAGCAGAACAAGGTGATGAAGGCTTGGTGACTGTGTTCAGC
- the LOC115022278 gene encoding myeloid zinc finger 1-like, producing MAVLSSVALHEQLSIIMGALTKAVVAEICEVVDEGYMVLQMEISRSHKENEDLKKKLHLIESIVVRGSGGGKAAAEPEFAPAAEGAQQAAAPQRQRDCDGGDAAAAPGGEGGGVVVLEELPDVVLIKDEDSDSNHSFEEDDETPAEEAAAAREAVPPAPISRSIKRQWPGSDEADGKSSSEPLALQTAATAKRSVTVYSLDSPGSEPGCSGQLGGDEVEAGESLCSYSSQMDPDVQLVHDECSLVPKRRTYFGSGALTESPTNRELDLSLTFTKQSNSQTSFTQFHQNENLDSDAFGLKMTSVTGSFPADCQLSEGSNSAFEYDDADMMNFAHYRDRSGQLCSGQPGGPVKRFVCAMCSKTFATSQNLEVHMRIHTGERPFSCSQCGKKFTQSAHLKSHMSVHTGERPYACTLCPRSFIVKYSLKLHMNKCHDCVGE from the exons ATGGCCGTTTTAAGCAGCGTCGCTCTTCACGAGCAGCTCTCCATCATCATGGGCGCGCTGACCAAAGCGGTGGTGGCGGAGATCTGCGAGGTGGTGGACGAAGGTTACATGGTGCTGCAGATGGAGATCAGCCGGAGCCACAAGGAGAACGAGGacctgaagaagaagctgcacCTCATCGAGTCCATAGTGGTCCGGGGCAGCGGCGGCGGGAAGGCGGCGGCGGAACCGGAGTTCGCACCCGCCGCGGAGGGCGCACAGCAGGCGGCAGCACCGCAGCGGCAGCGGGACTGTGACGGAGGAGACGCCGCTGCTGCTCccggaggagagggag gtggtgtggtggtgctggaggag CTTCCAGACGTGGTGTTGATCAAAGACGAAGACTCGGACAGTAACCACAGCTTTGAGGAAG ATGATGAAACTCCTGCTGAGGAGGCGGCTGCAGCCAGAGAGGCGGTGCCGCCCGCGCCCATCAGCCGGAGTATAAAGAGACAATGGCCGGGGAGCGACGAGGCAGACGGGAAGTCTTCGTCAGAGCCGCTCGCACTGCAAACTGCAGCGACGGCGAAGCGGAGCGTCACCGTCTACAGTCTGGACTCTCCGGGCAGCGAGCCCGGCTGCTCCGGTCAGCTCGGCGGCGACGAGGTGGAGGCCGGCGAGTCGCTTTGTTCCTACTCCTCACAGATGGACCCGGACGTCCAGCTGGTCCACGACGAGTGCTCGCTGGTCCCAAAAAGACGCACGTATTTTGGCAGCGGCGCTCTGACGGAGTCGCCTACGAACAGAGAACTAGATCTCAGCCTCACGTTCACCAAACAGTCCAACAGTCAGACGTCTTTTACGCAGTTTCACCAAAATGAAAACCTGGACAGCGACGCGTTCGGGCTGAAGATGACCAGCGTCACCGGCTCGTTCCCCGCAGACTGCCAGCTGTCTGAAGGCAGCAACTCTGCGTTTGAGTACGACGACGCCGACATGATGAACTTCGCCCACTACAGGGACCGGTCGGGTCAGCTCTGCAGCGGGCAGCCGGGCGGCCCAGTCAAGCGCTTCGTGTGCGCCATGTGCTCCAAGACGTTCGCCACGTCGCAGAACCTGGAGGTTCACATGCGGATCCACACGGGCGAGAGGCCCTTCAGCTGCAGCCAGTGCGGCAAGAAGTTCACCCAGTCGGCTCACCTGAAGTCGCACATGAGCGTTCACACCGGAGAGCGGCCGTACGCCTGCACGCTCTGCCCCCGCAGCTTCATCGTCAAATACAGCCTCAAGTTACACATGAACAAATGTCACGACTGCGTCGGCGAGTGA
- the LOC115022119 gene encoding zinc finger protein 629-like isoform X1 — MTSYTAFHSQLASIMEALTKAAVSEICELMGDSCAVWQLEITRSHKENEALRRKLELMETTIARGHRGVLEPASGVFMDFTLAAAVEAKQPKANLTRSGRVPVLEATTELTPVTKEDSPTRAAEEPNHQVVLIKEETTKEEADDDELLLNEDGTEVQLSDTDDSEEGTSGMMISTSAAVMRLWDQNSDGPSERHESHSAPGSPGGAGSGSSDVVLDLASESDCDAPSAVRARKPILLGSGGSPTSLPGTSELKRGLSLISSLPYDADLDLCSSWTNQSLASMVPISHRPTELNVAGFPLALGLGGSRLDPLELNRYCRDRRFVCSYCGKCFTSSRSLETHVRVHTGERPYSCAQCGKRFTQSGHLKTHQSVHTGERPFACEHCGKRFAGKQNLRIHQQKHHLSEPSAQV, encoded by the exons ATGACGAGTTACACGGCGTTTCATTCTCAGTTGGCGTCCATCATGGAGGCGCTGACCAAAGCGGCGGTGTCGGAGATCTGCGAGCTGATGGGTGACAGCTGCGCCGTGTGGCAGCTGGAGATCACCCGCAGCCACAAGGAGAACGAGGCGCTGAGGAGGAAGCTGGAGCTGATGGAGACGACCATCGCCCGGGGACACCGGGGGGTGTTGGAGCCGGCCAGTGGGGTCTTTATGGATTTCACTCTCG CAGCTGCAGTGGAGGCTAAACAGCCCAAAGCAAATCTCACAAGAAGTGGAAGGGTCCCTGTGTTGGAGGCTACGACAGAGCTGACCCCTGTGACCAAAGAG GATTCTCCGACGAGAGCTGCAGAGGAGCCGAATCATCAGGTTGTTTTGATAAAAGAGGAAACCACAAAAGAGGAGGCTGACGATGACGAGCTGCTTCTCAACGAGGACG GGACGGAGGTGCAGCTGTCAGATACAGACGACAGTGAAGAAGGAACCTCTGGGATGATGATCTCCACCTCAGCGGCCGTCATGAGGCTGTGGGATCAGAACAGTGACGGCCCGTCGGAGCGGCACGAGTCCCACAGTGCACCGGGCTCTCCGGGCGGCGCCGGGAGCGGCTCTTCAGATGTGGTGTTGGACTTGGCCTCGGAGTCGGACTGCGACGCTCCGTCTGCAGTCCGGGCGAGGAAGCCTATCCTCCTCGGGTCGGGAGGAAGCCCCACCTCGCTGCCTGGGACCTCAGAGCTGAAGCGGGGTTTGTCTCTGATCAGCTCTCTCCCCTACGACGCAGACCTGGATCTGTGCTCCTCGTGGACCAATCAGAGCCTGGCGAGCATGGTGCCCATCTCTCACCGGCCAACAGAACTGAATGTTGCAGGTTTCCCCTTAGCGCTCGGGCTCGGCGGATCCAGACTGGACCCGCTGGAGTTGAACAGGTACTGCAGGGACAGGCGCTTCGTCTGCAGCTACTGCGGAAAATGCTTCACTTCATCCCGGAGCCTGGAGACGCACGTGCGCGTTCACACGGGCGAGCGGCCATATAGCTGCGCTCAGTGCGGGAAGCGCTTCACGCAGTCGGGACACCTGAAGACGCACCAGAGCGTCCACACCGGAGAGCGACCGTTCGCCTGCGAACACTGCGGGAAAAGATTTGCAGGGAAGCAGAACCTCAGGATCCATCAGCAGAAGCACCACTTGTCTGAGCCGAGCGCTCAGGTTTAA
- the LOC115022119 gene encoding zinc finger protein 629-like isoform X2: protein MEALTKAAVSEICELMGDSCAVWQLEITRSHKENEALRRKLELMETTIARGHRGVLEPASGVFMDFTLAAAVEAKQPKANLTRSGRVPVLEATTELTPVTKEDSPTRAAEEPNHQVVLIKEETTKEEADDDELLLNEDGTEVQLSDTDDSEEGTSGMMISTSAAVMRLWDQNSDGPSERHESHSAPGSPGGAGSGSSDVVLDLASESDCDAPSAVRARKPILLGSGGSPTSLPGTSELKRGLSLISSLPYDADLDLCSSWTNQSLASMVPISHRPTELNVAGFPLALGLGGSRLDPLELNRYCRDRRFVCSYCGKCFTSSRSLETHVRVHTGERPYSCAQCGKRFTQSGHLKTHQSVHTGERPFACEHCGKRFAGKQNLRIHQQKHHLSEPSAQV from the exons ATGGAGGCGCTGACCAAAGCGGCGGTGTCGGAGATCTGCGAGCTGATGGGTGACAGCTGCGCCGTGTGGCAGCTGGAGATCACCCGCAGCCACAAGGAGAACGAGGCGCTGAGGAGGAAGCTGGAGCTGATGGAGACGACCATCGCCCGGGGACACCGGGGGGTGTTGGAGCCGGCCAGTGGGGTCTTTATGGATTTCACTCTCG CAGCTGCAGTGGAGGCTAAACAGCCCAAAGCAAATCTCACAAGAAGTGGAAGGGTCCCTGTGTTGGAGGCTACGACAGAGCTGACCCCTGTGACCAAAGAG GATTCTCCGACGAGAGCTGCAGAGGAGCCGAATCATCAGGTTGTTTTGATAAAAGAGGAAACCACAAAAGAGGAGGCTGACGATGACGAGCTGCTTCTCAACGAGGACG GGACGGAGGTGCAGCTGTCAGATACAGACGACAGTGAAGAAGGAACCTCTGGGATGATGATCTCCACCTCAGCGGCCGTCATGAGGCTGTGGGATCAGAACAGTGACGGCCCGTCGGAGCGGCACGAGTCCCACAGTGCACCGGGCTCTCCGGGCGGCGCCGGGAGCGGCTCTTCAGATGTGGTGTTGGACTTGGCCTCGGAGTCGGACTGCGACGCTCCGTCTGCAGTCCGGGCGAGGAAGCCTATCCTCCTCGGGTCGGGAGGAAGCCCCACCTCGCTGCCTGGGACCTCAGAGCTGAAGCGGGGTTTGTCTCTGATCAGCTCTCTCCCCTACGACGCAGACCTGGATCTGTGCTCCTCGTGGACCAATCAGAGCCTGGCGAGCATGGTGCCCATCTCTCACCGGCCAACAGAACTGAATGTTGCAGGTTTCCCCTTAGCGCTCGGGCTCGGCGGATCCAGACTGGACCCGCTGGAGTTGAACAGGTACTGCAGGGACAGGCGCTTCGTCTGCAGCTACTGCGGAAAATGCTTCACTTCATCCCGGAGCCTGGAGACGCACGTGCGCGTTCACACGGGCGAGCGGCCATATAGCTGCGCTCAGTGCGGGAAGCGCTTCACGCAGTCGGGACACCTGAAGACGCACCAGAGCGTCCACACCGGAGAGCGACCGTTCGCCTGCGAACACTGCGGGAAAAGATTTGCAGGGAAGCAGAACCTCAGGATCCATCAGCAGAAGCACCACTTGTCTGAGCCGAGCGCTCAGGTTTAA